Proteins from a single region of Segatella copri:
- the queC gene encoding 7-cyano-7-deazaguanine synthase QueC has product MKDSVIIVSGGMDSITLLYDKKDEIALGISFNYGSNHNEREIPFAKIHCERLGIKHITIDLGFMHQYFKSSLLEGADAIPEGHYADDNMKSTVVPFRNGIMLSIAIGIAESNNLKKVFIANHGGDHTIYPDCRPEFIKAIDEAAEAGTFVDVRVVAPYTNITKGQIAEIGKKLGIDYAETWSCYKGGEKHCGKCGTCVERKEALAEAGIEDTTEYEE; this is encoded by the coding sequence ATGAAGGATTCAGTAATCATTGTGAGTGGCGGCATGGATAGCATCACGCTGCTCTACGATAAGAAAGACGAGATTGCACTCGGCATTAGTTTTAACTATGGAAGTAATCATAACGAGCGTGAAATTCCTTTCGCCAAGATACATTGTGAGCGTTTGGGAATCAAGCATATTACGATAGATTTGGGTTTCATGCATCAGTATTTCAAGAGTTCTCTTCTTGAAGGTGCCGATGCAATTCCTGAGGGTCATTATGCTGATGATAATATGAAGAGTACGGTGGTTCCTTTCCGTAATGGAATCATGCTGAGCATTGCCATCGGCATTGCTGAGAGTAATAATCTGAAGAAAGTTTTCATCGCGAACCATGGTGGCGATCATACGATTTATCCAGACTGCCGTCCGGAGTTTATCAAGGCGATAGATGAGGCTGCTGAAGCAGGAACGTTCGTTGATGTGCGCGTTGTGGCTCCTTATACGAATATTACCAAAGGGCAGATTGCGGAGATAGGTAAGAAGTTGGGCATTGACTATGCTGAAACCTGGAGCTGCTATAAGGGCGGTGAAAAGCATTGTGGCAAATGCGGAACCTGCGTTGAGCGCAAGGAGGCTTTGGCCGAGGCGGGTATTGAGGATACTACTGAGTATGAAGAATAA
- a CDS encoding putative transporter: MDWIVNLFTNTESVAHIALLYAIVIAIGVYLGKIKIGGISLGVTFVLFAGILAGHVGFTGPKEILTFVQDFGLILFVFMIGLQVGPGFFESFKKGGVTLNMLSASAILLNILVMFGCYYLFFDTSNPNNLPMMVGTLYGAVTNTPGLGAANEALLSVFPNGAPSIANGYACAYPLGVVGIIGATILIKYICKINTADEEAQLNEEDAANPHAKAHNMHLRVENAYITGRTLREVSEFLNRDIVCSRLLHNGEVSIPNSKTKFEVGDELLVVCAEADAEAIKAFIGPEVEAEWDREKDEVQHFVSRRIIVTRPEMNGKTLGKMHFSSVYGVNVTRISRQGMDIFAGRNHHFHVGDKILVVGPEENVNRVAEIMGNSVKRLNAPNIATIFVGIMVGIIFGSLPFAIPGMPVPLKLGIAGGPLIIAILIGRFGYRMKLVTYTTTSANMMLREIGLVLFLASVGIKAGAGFWDTVVQGDGLKYVGCGFLITIIPILSIGTIARLKFKFNYFTIMGMLAGTYTDPPALAYANASCSKEAPAVGYSTVYPLSMFLRIFTAQIVVLFFCGA, translated from the coding sequence ATGGATTGGATTGTTAATCTCTTCACCAATACCGAGTCGGTGGCTCACATCGCCCTACTCTACGCTATCGTGATAGCTATTGGTGTTTACCTCGGAAAGATAAAGATTGGCGGCATTTCGTTAGGTGTCACCTTCGTTCTCTTCGCAGGTATTTTGGCTGGCCACGTTGGCTTCACCGGTCCAAAGGAAATTCTCACATTCGTGCAAGACTTCGGCTTGATCCTCTTCGTCTTCATGATTGGTCTCCAGGTAGGACCTGGCTTCTTCGAGAGTTTCAAGAAAGGTGGTGTTACGCTCAACATGCTTTCGGCTAGCGCTATTTTACTCAACATCCTCGTGATGTTTGGTTGCTATTATCTCTTCTTTGATACGAGCAACCCTAACAACCTGCCTATGATGGTAGGTACACTCTATGGTGCAGTTACCAATACTCCGGGTCTTGGTGCTGCCAACGAGGCTTTGCTCAGCGTCTTCCCTAATGGTGCTCCAAGTATTGCCAATGGTTATGCTTGTGCTTATCCTCTTGGTGTGGTGGGCATTATTGGTGCTACTATCCTTATCAAGTACATCTGTAAGATTAATACTGCTGATGAGGAAGCACAGCTTAACGAAGAAGATGCTGCCAACCCACACGCTAAGGCCCATAACATGCACTTGCGCGTGGAAAATGCTTATATTACAGGCAGAACGCTGAGAGAAGTTTCTGAGTTCTTGAACCGTGACATTGTATGTTCACGACTGCTCCACAATGGCGAGGTGAGCATTCCTAACAGCAAGACTAAGTTTGAGGTTGGAGACGAATTGCTCGTTGTATGTGCAGAGGCTGATGCTGAAGCCATCAAGGCTTTTATCGGACCAGAGGTTGAAGCTGAATGGGACCGCGAGAAGGATGAAGTACAGCATTTTGTTTCTCGCCGTATTATCGTTACCCGTCCGGAAATGAACGGTAAGACCTTGGGTAAGATGCACTTCTCCAGCGTATACGGCGTTAACGTAACCCGTATTTCCCGTCAGGGAATGGACATCTTTGCAGGCAGAAACCACCACTTCCACGTAGGTGATAAGATTCTGGTTGTAGGTCCTGAAGAGAATGTGAACCGTGTGGCTGAAATCATGGGTAACTCTGTAAAGCGCCTCAATGCGCCTAACATTGCCACTATCTTCGTAGGCATTATGGTAGGTATTATCTTCGGTTCTCTCCCATTTGCCATTCCGGGAATGCCGGTGCCTTTGAAGTTGGGTATTGCCGGAGGTCCGCTTATCATCGCCATCCTCATCGGCCGTTTCGGCTATCGCATGAAACTGGTAACTTATACGACGACTTCAGCTAATATGATGCTGCGAGAAATAGGACTTGTACTCTTCCTGGCGAGTGTGGGAATCAAGGCTGGAGCCGGATTCTGGGACACAGTAGTACAGGGTGACGGTTTGAAATATGTGGGATGCGGTTTCCTCATCACCATTATTCCTATCCTCAGCATCGGTACGATTGCCCGCCTGAAGTTTAAGTTCAACTACTTCACCATCATGGGTATGCTCGCCGGTACTTACACAGACCCTCCTGCATTGGCTTATGCAAATGCTTCTTGCTCAAAGGAGGCTCCAGCTGTAGGATACTCTACGGTTTATCCATTGAGCATGTTCCTCCGTATCTTTACAGCCCAGATAGTGGTGCTGTTCTTCTGCGGAGCGTAA
- a CDS encoding OadG family protein gives MKKLGFLITMLVITSLPAWSQGAKSIRITEVMTYNRTNLVDEYGQHKPWVELSNSSFTTYNVRGMFLTTDRRVLDKKMSPEARRQLMCPLPNNEPRTTLGGKKSIVIFDSSSWYQDGRNGQHWKAKNSSNSGPFHLNLILQEKMPNWIALYDGNAVDLIDSVSVPVLAADESFELSKDFKTWEKAIAGSVTPGYLPQNTGLSKAQQLKKSDPYGIGIAVLSMGIVFACLTLLFIVFWVFGAYMKHKQRIARATEKHATLLYKTGKKTIEVTQDLSHKTNVILKDGLETKGIDKEIYMAVISLALQEYLEDVHDVESGIITIKPKQTRWNAPKFNNNNNNVKI, from the coding sequence ATGAAGAAATTGGGATTTCTGATAACCATGCTAGTCATCACGTCCTTGCCCGCTTGGAGTCAAGGAGCCAAAAGTATCCGTATTACGGAGGTGATGACCTACAACCGTACCAATCTTGTAGATGAGTACGGGCAGCACAAACCATGGGTGGAATTGAGCAATTCCTCCTTTACCACGTATAATGTGCGTGGTATGTTCCTAACCACCGACCGAAGGGTTCTCGACAAGAAAATGTCGCCTGAAGCTCGCCGACAGCTGATGTGTCCATTGCCTAACAATGAACCACGAACCACACTGGGAGGCAAGAAGAGCATCGTTATCTTCGACAGCAGTTCCTGGTACCAGGATGGCAGGAACGGACAACATTGGAAGGCAAAGAATTCTTCCAACTCGGGACCTTTTCATCTCAATCTTATTCTACAGGAAAAGATGCCCAACTGGATAGCACTCTATGACGGAAATGCCGTTGACCTGATAGACTCCGTAAGTGTGCCAGTGTTGGCTGCCGATGAGAGTTTTGAACTGAGTAAAGACTTCAAGACATGGGAGAAAGCCATTGCCGGATCAGTAACTCCAGGCTATCTGCCTCAAAACACAGGTTTGAGTAAAGCCCAGCAATTGAAGAAAAGCGACCCATACGGAATAGGAATCGCCGTACTTTCAATGGGAATCGTATTTGCCTGCCTTACTCTCCTCTTCATCGTGTTCTGGGTTTTCGGAGCCTACATGAAACATAAACAGCGCATCGCCCGTGCTACTGAGAAGCACGCCACCTTATTATATAAGACAGGAAAGAAGACCATCGAGGTTACTCAAGACCTCAGTCATAAGACTAACGTGATTCTAAAAGATGGTTTAGAAACCAAGGGTATTGATAAGGAGATTTACATGGCAGTCATCTCCCTTGCACTACAGGAATATCTGGAAGATGTTCACGATGTAGAATCAGGCATTATCACCATCAAGCCAAAACAGACCAGATGGAATGCTCCGAAATTCAACAACAACAATAACAACGTTAAAATATAG
- a CDS encoding phosphoglycerate kinase encodes MKIEDFNFAGHKAIVRVDFNVPLDENGNVTDDTRIRGALPTLKKVLADGGALIMMSHMGKPKGKVKPELSLSQIVKNVSDALGVDVKFAKDCGNADAEAAALKPGEALLLENLRFYPEEEGKPVGVEKGTPEFDAAKAEMKERQKKFAAKLASYADVYVMDAFGTAHRKHASTAVIADSFDKDHKMLGFLMEKEVKAVDAVLSNIKRPFTAIMGGSKVSTKIGIIENLLTKVDNLILCGGMTYTFSKALGGKIGMSICEDDKLDVALDVIKKAKENGVNLVLGTDSICGDDFKNDCNTQVCPSNNIPDGWEGMDAGPETRKAFAAAIKGAKTILWNGPAGVFEFDNFAGGSKAIADAIAEATKEGAFSLIGGGDSVACINKFGLADQVSYISTGGGALLEAIEGKVLPGVAAIEK; translated from the coding sequence ATGAAAATTGAAGATTTTAACTTTGCCGGTCACAAGGCAATCGTGCGCGTTGACTTCAACGTGCCATTGGATGAAAATGGTAATGTAACAGACGACACTCGTATCCGCGGTGCCCTTCCTACATTGAAGAAGGTACTTGCAGACGGCGGTGCGCTCATCATGATGAGCCACATGGGTAAGCCAAAGGGCAAGGTTAAACCAGAGCTTTCTCTCTCTCAGATTGTTAAGAACGTATCAGACGCTCTCGGTGTAGACGTTAAGTTCGCTAAGGACTGCGGTAACGCTGATGCTGAGGCAGCTGCCTTGAAGCCAGGTGAGGCTCTCTTGCTCGAGAACCTCCGCTTCTATCCTGAAGAGGAAGGCAAGCCAGTTGGCGTTGAGAAGGGTACTCCAGAATTCGATGCTGCTAAGGCTGAGATGAAGGAGCGTCAGAAGAAGTTCGCTGCTAAGTTGGCTTCTTACGCTGACGTATATGTAATGGACGCATTCGGTACAGCTCACCGCAAGCACGCTTCTACAGCTGTCATCGCTGATTCTTTCGACAAGGATCACAAGATGCTCGGCTTCTTGATGGAGAAGGAAGTTAAGGCTGTTGACGCAGTTCTCAGCAACATCAAGCGCCCATTCACAGCTATCATGGGTGGTTCTAAGGTTTCTACTAAGATCGGTATCATCGAGAACCTGTTGACTAAGGTTGACAACCTGATTCTCTGCGGTGGTATGACTTATACCTTCTCTAAGGCTCTCGGTGGAAAGATCGGTATGTCTATCTGCGAGGATGACAAGCTCGACGTTGCTCTCGACGTAATCAAGAAGGCTAAGGAGAACGGTGTAAACCTCGTACTCGGCACAGACTCTATCTGCGGTGATGACTTCAAGAACGACTGCAATACTCAGGTTTGCCCATCTAACAACATCCCTGACGGTTGGGAGGGTATGGACGCAGGTCCTGAGACTCGCAAGGCTTTCGCAGCTGCCATCAAGGGAGCTAAGACTATCCTCTGGAACGGTCCGGCAGGTGTATTCGAGTTCGACAACTTCGCTGGTGGTTCTAAGGCTATTGCTGACGCAATCGCTGAGGCTACTAAGGAAGGTGCATTCTCACTCATCGGTGGTGGTGACTCTGTAGCTTGCATCAACAAGTTCGGTTTGGCTGATCAGGTTTCTTACATCTCTACAGGTGGTGGTGCTCTCCTTGAGGCTATCGAGGGTAAGGTATTGCCAGGTGTAGCAGCTATCGAGAAGTAA
- a CDS encoding biotin/lipoyl-containing protein — protein MAKYEYKVKGVDYVVEIQDIEGNIANVTVNGIPFEVEMKQPVKSSKQKVKLSEERRVKSEEFDSSSSATNASFSTTNKPAAAAASGKPVVAPLPGTINEIKVKVGDKVNTGDTVVVLEAMKMQNNIDAETSGTITSINVNKGDAVMEGDTLVTIA, from the coding sequence ATGGCAAAGTACGAATATAAGGTTAAAGGCGTAGATTACGTCGTTGAAATACAGGATATTGAAGGCAATATCGCCAATGTAACCGTGAATGGAATTCCATTCGAAGTGGAAATGAAACAGCCGGTTAAGAGCAGTAAGCAGAAAGTTAAGTTAAGTGAAGAGCGAAGAGTGAAGAGTGAAGAATTCGACAGTTCTTCTTCTGCAACAAATGCAAGTTTCTCAACAACCAACAAACCAGCGGCAGCCGCTGCCTCTGGCAAGCCAGTGGTAGCCCCTCTGCCTGGTACTATCAACGAAATCAAGGTGAAAGTCGGTGACAAGGTGAACACAGGCGATACTGTTGTCGTTCTAGAAGCCATGAAGATGCAGAACAACATCGATGCAGAAACTTCAGGAACCATTACCAGCATCAACGTGAACAAGGGAGACGCAGTAATGGAAGGAGACACGCTTGTTACAATCGCGTAA
- a CDS encoding DUF4738 domain-containing protein, producing the protein MKKIVNLWLLSCILTLVACGHKAEKQQEVKEDTAAKKMLQGIWLNDDDEDDVAFRVKGDTIYYPDSTSQPVYFYIAGDTLVMKGANMAKYPIVKQAEHIFQFKVQNGDVVKLVKTEDKSYLQQFIHNHVSVALNQNTLIKRDTVVVRGDGKYHLYVQVNPTSYKVYKSSYNDDGVEVDNVYYDNIVNLHVYHGANCLFSRDFHKKDFDKQVPSSFLDQSILSDIVFNKIDESGIHYLAVLAMPDSSLSYQVEVIISFEGKMRMRVKS; encoded by the coding sequence ATGAAAAAGATAGTTAATTTATGGCTGCTCAGTTGTATCTTGACTCTTGTTGCTTGTGGGCATAAGGCCGAAAAGCAACAGGAAGTGAAGGAAGATACTGCGGCTAAGAAGATGTTGCAAGGCATTTGGCTGAACGATGACGATGAGGATGATGTGGCGTTCCGCGTAAAAGGCGATACGATTTATTATCCTGATTCAACCAGTCAGCCTGTCTACTTCTACATTGCTGGCGATACGCTTGTAATGAAGGGTGCTAATATGGCAAAATATCCGATCGTAAAACAGGCTGAGCATATTTTCCAGTTTAAGGTGCAGAATGGGGATGTGGTTAAGCTGGTTAAGACGGAAGATAAGTCTTATTTGCAGCAGTTCATCCACAACCATGTTTCCGTGGCGCTGAATCAGAATACGCTGATTAAACGTGATACGGTTGTTGTAAGGGGCGATGGGAAATATCATCTCTACGTACAGGTTAACCCAACAAGTTATAAGGTCTACAAGAGTTCTTATAATGATGATGGTGTTGAGGTAGACAATGTTTATTATGATAATATTGTGAACTTGCATGTTTATCATGGTGCCAACTGTCTGTTCTCTCGTGATTTTCATAAGAAGGATTTCGATAAGCAGGTTCCTTCTTCTTTTCTGGACCAGTCTATACTGAGCGACATCGTATTCAATAAGATAGATGAATCTGGCATTCATTATCTTGCTGTTCTGGCAATGCCTGACAGCAGTTTGAGTTATCAGGTTGAGGTTATCATTTCCTTTGAAGGAAAAATGAGAATGCGGGTTAAGAGCTAA
- the radA gene encoding DNA repair protein RadA, giving the protein MAKDKIAFVCSNCGQESAKWMGKCPSCGQWNTFKEIRIAADSGSQAAKNAGMTMRHGGAATMFGGQHSEHDAAPMKLRDISAIDEPRIDMRDEELNRVLGGGMVPGSITLLGGEPGIGKSTLTLQTILNMTDRRILYVSGEESAHQIKLRADRLAKGQAMLREGSSADTQKTASLSSEGAFDHITVLCETQLEKIFSHIQEVAPQLIVIDSIQTIATEEVDSSPGSVSQVRECAASLLRFAKTSGIPVILIGHINKEGTLAGPKILEHIVDTVIQFEGDQHYMYRILRSIKNRFGSTSELGIYEMMQGGLRQVSNPSELLLTEDHDGLSGVAISAAIEGVRPFLVETQALVSTAAYGTPQRSATGFDQRRLNMLLAVLEKRVGFKLMAKDVFLNIAGGLRVTDPAMDLSVLAAVLSSNVDTAIEQGWCMCGEVGLSGEVRPVSRIEQRIAEAEKLGFQHIIIPKYNNHGFDHKKYKIEIHPVRKVEEAFRCLFG; this is encoded by the coding sequence ATGGCGAAAGATAAGATTGCTTTTGTGTGCAGCAATTGCGGACAGGAAAGTGCCAAATGGATGGGCAAATGTCCTAGCTGCGGACAATGGAATACATTTAAGGAGATTCGTATTGCTGCCGATTCCGGATCGCAGGCTGCGAAGAATGCCGGAATGACCATGCGTCATGGTGGAGCTGCCACGATGTTTGGTGGGCAGCACAGCGAGCATGATGCTGCGCCGATGAAGCTTCGCGATATTTCTGCGATTGATGAACCGCGCATCGATATGAGGGACGAAGAGCTGAACCGTGTGCTGGGTGGCGGAATGGTTCCTGGCAGCATTACGCTCTTGGGCGGTGAACCGGGAATCGGTAAGAGTACGCTCACCTTGCAGACTATTCTGAACATGACTGACCGCCGCATCCTGTATGTGAGCGGAGAGGAGAGTGCCCATCAAATCAAGCTCCGTGCCGACCGGTTGGCTAAAGGACAGGCGATGCTCAGAGAAGGTTCTTCTGCTGACACACAGAAAACGGCTTCTCTTTCATCAGAAGGAGCCTTTGATCATATTACGGTTCTCTGCGAAACGCAGTTGGAGAAAATCTTCAGTCATATCCAGGAAGTGGCTCCACAGCTGATAGTTATAGATTCTATACAAACTATCGCTACAGAAGAAGTAGACAGTTCGCCGGGTTCTGTTTCCCAAGTTCGTGAGTGTGCAGCCTCCCTGCTCCGATTTGCCAAGACGAGTGGCATTCCGGTTATTCTGATAGGACATATTAATAAGGAGGGAACGCTTGCCGGACCAAAAATTCTGGAGCACATCGTAGATACGGTGATTCAGTTTGAGGGCGACCAGCATTATATGTACCGCATCTTGAGAAGCATCAAAAACCGATTCGGAAGTACTTCTGAGTTGGGAATCTACGAGATGATGCAAGGCGGACTCCGACAGGTGAGCAATCCTTCAGAGTTGCTTCTTACCGAAGATCATGACGGGCTTTCGGGTGTTGCCATCAGCGCAGCCATCGAGGGAGTCCGTCCGTTCCTGGTAGAGACGCAGGCTTTGGTTTCAACAGCTGCCTATGGAACTCCGCAGCGTTCGGCAACGGGTTTTGACCAGCGCCGTTTGAACATGCTTCTGGCGGTTCTAGAGAAACGAGTGGGCTTCAAGCTGATGGCGAAAGATGTGTTCCTGAACATTGCGGGAGGCTTGCGAGTGACGGACCCTGCGATGGATCTGAGTGTACTGGCTGCGGTATTGAGCAGCAATGTGGATACAGCGATAGAGCAGGGCTGGTGTATGTGTGGGGAGGTAGGTCTGAGCGGTGAAGTCCGTCCGGTGAGTCGCATCGAGCAGCGTATTGCTGAGGCCGAGAAACTCGGATTCCAGCACATCATCATCCCGAAATACAACAATCATGGTTTCGACCATAAGAAATATAAGATAGAAATTCATCCCGTTAGGAAGGTGGAAGAAGCATTCCGCTGCCTGTTCGGGTGA
- a CDS encoding sodium ion-translocating decarboxylase subunit beta → MDFIIQNFNEFLTFTGFANASAGNLIMILVGALFIWLAIKKDFEPLLLVPIGLGIILGNIPFRADAGLEIGLYEDNSVLNIFYQGVKQGWYPPLVFLGIGAMTDFSALISNPKLILIGAAAQFGIFGAYMIALALGFEPNQAAGIAIIGGADGPTAIFLSSKLSPNLMGAIAVCAYSYMALVPVIQPPLMRLLTTKKERVIKMKPARQVSQTEKILFPIIGLLLTTFIVPSGLPLLGMLFFGNLLKESGKTTRLAKTASSSLNDIVVILLGLTVGCSTQASEFLTLNTIKIFALGALAFIIASASGILFVKLMNLFLPKGKKLNPLIGNAGVSAVPMSARISNNLGLEYDRHNFLLMHAMGPNVAGVIGSAVAAGALLGFFN, encoded by the coding sequence ATGGATTTCATCATACAAAACTTCAATGAGTTTCTTACCTTTACGGGCTTTGCCAACGCCTCGGCAGGAAACCTCATCATGATTCTGGTGGGAGCACTCTTTATCTGGCTCGCCATCAAGAAAGATTTTGAGCCGCTGCTCCTGGTTCCTATCGGATTGGGAATCATTCTTGGAAACATCCCATTCCGTGCCGATGCAGGACTCGAAATCGGTTTATACGAAGACAACTCCGTTCTGAACATCTTCTACCAGGGAGTGAAACAGGGCTGGTACCCGCCACTCGTATTCCTGGGCATTGGAGCCATGACCGACTTCTCTGCGCTCATTTCCAACCCGAAGCTCATCCTGATTGGAGCCGCTGCCCAATTTGGAATCTTCGGCGCCTACATGATTGCACTGGCTCTGGGATTCGAACCTAACCAGGCAGCTGGCATTGCCATTATAGGAGGAGCAGACGGACCAACCGCCATCTTCCTGAGCAGCAAACTGAGTCCGAACCTCATGGGAGCCATTGCGGTTTGCGCCTACTCTTACATGGCACTGGTGCCTGTAATCCAGCCACCTTTGATGCGACTGCTTACAACCAAGAAAGAGCGCGTCATCAAGATGAAACCGGCACGTCAGGTTTCACAGACCGAAAAGATTCTCTTCCCTATCATCGGTCTGCTTCTCACCACCTTCATCGTTCCATCTGGTTTGCCATTATTAGGAATGCTGTTCTTCGGAAATCTTCTGAAAGAGAGTGGAAAGACAACCCGACTCGCCAAGACAGCAAGCAGCAGCTTGAATGATATTGTCGTTATCCTCCTCGGCCTGACCGTAGGCTGTTCTACCCAGGCTTCAGAGTTTCTGACATTAAACACCATCAAAATCTTTGCTCTCGGTGCTCTTGCTTTCATCATCGCATCGGCAAGCGGAATCTTATTCGTCAAGCTGATGAATCTCTTCTTGCCAAAAGGCAAGAAACTGAACCCACTTATTGGAAACGCCGGAGTGAGTGCCGTACCAATGAGTGCACGCATCTCAAACAACCTAGGTCTGGAATACGACCGCCACAACTTCCTTCTCATGCACGCCATGGGACCAAACGTTGCGGGAGTCATCGGTTCTGCCGTTGCAGCCGGAGCTTTGCTGGGATTCTTCAATTAA
- a CDS encoding TlpA disulfide reductase family protein: MKTAILSAALMLASTVAMAQKSNFQLKVDLKNFNSDSVLVYKGRNVKMDTVLVKNGKFTYSANLDKAAGYVFLSPEAYRGAGQFMFNLPCVPGEKAEVKGDAKTRFDISGSKFYQQYHEVDVLLENANKELRDYEASLNQRIKNGEPQQTIMTEYEQKAPALQKAKDDKIFDFVKQHPDYEACATIFEQFDDVSKMEKLQSLLSENVKNGRMKAFYQPMIDMAKKRAEAEEKAKKVQAAGVEAPDFTLKDIKGNDFKLSSLRGKIVVLDFWGSWCGWCIKGMPKMKEYYEKYKGKFEILGVDCNDTEAKWKAAVEKHQLPWIHVYNPKDSKVLSDYAVQGFPTKIVIDANGKIIKTIVGEDPAFYTLLDEVLGK, translated from the coding sequence ATGAAAACAGCGATTTTATCTGCGGCGTTGATGCTTGCATCAACTGTTGCGATGGCTCAGAAGAGCAACTTCCAGTTGAAGGTGGATTTGAAGAATTTCAATTCCGATTCTGTACTTGTTTACAAGGGCAGAAATGTTAAGATGGATACGGTTTTGGTGAAGAATGGCAAGTTTACCTATTCTGCAAACCTTGATAAGGCTGCCGGATACGTTTTCCTTTCACCTGAAGCTTATCGTGGTGCAGGTCAATTTATGTTCAACCTGCCTTGTGTTCCTGGAGAGAAGGCTGAAGTTAAGGGCGATGCAAAGACCCGCTTTGATATTTCGGGTTCTAAGTTCTATCAGCAGTATCATGAAGTAGATGTTCTGCTGGAGAATGCTAATAAGGAGTTGAGAGATTACGAAGCTTCCCTGAACCAGAGAATCAAGAATGGTGAGCCCCAGCAGACCATCATGACAGAGTATGAGCAGAAGGCTCCTGCCCTGCAAAAGGCAAAGGACGATAAGATTTTCGATTTCGTAAAACAACATCCTGATTATGAGGCTTGTGCTACTATTTTCGAGCAGTTTGATGATGTCAGCAAGATGGAGAAACTGCAGAGCTTGCTCTCTGAGAATGTGAAGAACGGCAGAATGAAGGCTTTCTACCAGCCAATGATTGATATGGCTAAGAAGCGTGCTGAGGCTGAGGAGAAGGCTAAGAAGGTGCAGGCTGCCGGTGTTGAGGCTCCTGACTTCACGCTGAAGGATATTAAAGGAAATGATTTCAAACTTTCCAGCCTTCGTGGTAAGATTGTAGTTCTCGACTTCTGGGGTTCATGGTGCGGATGGTGCATCAAGGGAATGCCTAAGATGAAGGAGTATTACGAGAAGTACAAGGGTAAGTTTGAAATTCTTGGTGTAGATTGTAATGATACAGAGGCTAAGTGGAAGGCTGCTGTTGAGAAGCACCAGTTGCCATGGATTCATGTTTACAATCCGAAGGACAGTAAGGTTCTCAGCGATTACGCTGTTCAGGGTTTCCCTACAAAAATTGTGATTGATGCTAACGGTAAGATAATCAAGACCATCGTTGGTGAGGATCCTGCTTTCTATACTTTGCTTGATGAAGTGTTGGGCAAGTAA
- the rfbC gene encoding dTDP-4-dehydrorhamnose 3,5-epimerase: MKYTETEIEGVWLIEPRVFDDARGYFFEAWKQADFDAHVGGHVEFVQDNESMSARGVLRGLHYQKGEFSQAKLVRVIKGRVLDVAVDLRKGSKTFGKYVMVELSGENKRQFFIPRGFAHGFLVLSDEAIFTYKVDNVYAPDYETSIHWDDPTIGIKWPIEGVEVLTSEKDRTKAKSFEEADYFE; the protein is encoded by the coding sequence ATGAAATATACAGAGACAGAAATTGAAGGAGTCTGGCTGATAGAACCTCGGGTATTTGATGATGCTCGCGGCTATTTCTTTGAAGCATGGAAGCAGGCTGACTTTGATGCTCACGTTGGAGGGCATGTGGAGTTTGTGCAAGACAATGAATCGATGTCGGCTCGTGGTGTGCTCAGAGGTTTGCATTATCAGAAAGGTGAATTCTCGCAGGCTAAGTTGGTGCGTGTCATCAAAGGCCGCGTGCTGGATGTAGCTGTTGACTTGAGAAAGGGCAGTAAGACTTTCGGTAAATATGTAATGGTTGAACTGAGTGGAGAGAACAAACGTCAGTTTTTCATTCCTCGCGGTTTTGCCCATGGTTTCCTGGTACTGAGTGACGAAGCCATCTTTACTTATAAAGTAGATAATGTTTATGCTCCTGATTACGAAACCAGTATTCATTGGGATGATCCTACTATCGGAATAAAATGGCCTATTGAAGGAGTTGAGGTGCTTACGTCAGAAAAAGACAGAACCAAGGCAAAGTCTTTCGAGGAGGCTGATTATTTCGAGTAG